Proteins co-encoded in one Streptomyces sp. NBC_01283 genomic window:
- a CDS encoding copper amine oxidase, whose protein sequence is MHVNRLSRARTRVTMALAVSALIGGAATVASPASAAPKAPSAPTAAADCSDAYKIEQTVDGGTTWRMCWHYNTLSGLILDKISYQPKDEAKPIPVLTSARLAQVHVPYDDGQAEYDDVTGTDFGQALQDLNPGECPGGTIKTVKVPQRGDVKGLCATTRARGHAYRLNDDQSTGGTGKVYTGQGKDLLVYTVNKASWYEYITEWRFSSDGTITSQVGATGSLSPYDYDGGDSRGWPIGKGDQAKAESHAHNVFWRLNFGLDGSPKAKVEQYDSKVTPPTGQGSPTTKTTRTKVTKELAGDSKDMRWWRVVSGAGKNKDGHPRSYEIVPGASSKHAGRPFTKHDVYFTEYKKCEQYASNNPGCAAGAPTSVDKWVNGQSLTHPVTWVHIGFHHIARDEDQQPMPVHWQGFSLAARDVTAMSPLTPQDLANQNGQPPLGG, encoded by the coding sequence ATGCACGTCAACAGACTTTCGCGCGCCCGCACAAGGGTCACCATGGCCCTCGCGGTCTCCGCGCTCATCGGCGGCGCCGCCACCGTCGCCTCACCCGCATCGGCCGCGCCCAAGGCGCCCAGCGCCCCCACGGCGGCCGCCGACTGCAGTGACGCCTACAAGATCGAGCAGACCGTCGACGGCGGCACGACCTGGCGCATGTGCTGGCACTACAACACGCTCTCGGGTCTCATCCTCGACAAGATCAGCTACCAGCCCAAAGACGAGGCGAAGCCGATACCCGTCCTGACCAGCGCCCGCCTCGCGCAGGTCCACGTCCCCTACGACGACGGCCAGGCCGAGTACGACGACGTCACGGGCACCGACTTCGGCCAGGCCCTGCAGGACCTGAACCCCGGCGAGTGCCCCGGCGGCACCATCAAGACCGTGAAGGTCCCGCAGCGGGGCGACGTGAAGGGGCTGTGCGCCACCACGCGCGCGCGTGGCCACGCGTACCGCCTCAACGACGACCAGAGCACCGGCGGCACCGGCAAGGTCTACACGGGCCAGGGCAAGGACCTGCTCGTCTACACCGTGAACAAGGCCTCCTGGTACGAGTACATCACCGAGTGGCGCTTCTCCTCGGACGGCACCATCACCTCCCAGGTCGGCGCGACCGGCAGCCTCTCTCCGTACGACTACGACGGCGGCGACAGCCGCGGCTGGCCCATCGGCAAGGGCGACCAGGCCAAGGCCGAGAGCCACGCCCACAACGTCTTCTGGCGGCTCAACTTCGGTCTGGACGGCTCCCCGAAGGCCAAGGTCGAGCAGTACGACTCCAAGGTCACCCCGCCCACCGGCCAGGGCAGCCCCACCACGAAGACCACCCGCACCAAGGTCACCAAGGAGCTCGCCGGTGACAGCAAGGACATGCGCTGGTGGCGCGTGGTCAGCGGGGCCGGCAAGAACAAGGACGGCCACCCCCGTTCGTACGAGATCGTGCCCGGGGCCAGCAGCAAGCACGCCGGACGCCCCTTCACCAAGCACGACGTGTACTTCACCGAATACAAGAAGTGCGAGCAGTACGCGAGCAACAACCCGGGATGTGCGGCCGGGGCACCGACGAGCGTCGACAAGTGGGTGAACGGTCAGTCCCTGACACACCCGGTCACCTGGGTCCACATCGGCTTCCACCACATCGCCCGCGACGAGGACCAGCAGCCGATGCCGGTCCACTGGCAGGGCTTCTCGCTGGCCGCGCGCGACGTGACCGCTATGAGCCCGCTCACTCCGCAGGACCTCGCCAACCAGAACGGCCAGCCGCCGCTGGGTGGTTGA
- a CDS encoding Tat pathway signal sequence domain protein, with protein sequence MRELVRRHLGKVVAGAAVAVAATAVLVGVTLPGAGESGGRQANAADAKQDAVMKDGVVEAAPDEGEKGIGSDPLTDAEIKRAEKASVSGALRSSARDVEGDRGPQLLSTNLSEPEPTDAGAAAPRRAEVVYYDYKKDAVITKTVNVETGKVEDTTTAQNVQPPPSQEELAEGAGLLIADPLGKGLKQDFKHATGKALTGPGQLQLSGMVFRKETVERVPANLADCGKHRCLQVVTKVKNGPWIDTRALVVDLSTRSVGRLG encoded by the coding sequence GTGAGAGAGCTAGTCAGACGCCACCTGGGGAAGGTGGTGGCGGGCGCGGCAGTAGCGGTGGCCGCCACCGCGGTGCTGGTGGGCGTCACACTGCCGGGGGCGGGCGAGTCGGGGGGCCGCCAGGCCAACGCGGCGGACGCGAAGCAGGACGCCGTCATGAAGGACGGTGTCGTCGAGGCAGCGCCCGACGAGGGCGAGAAGGGCATAGGCAGCGACCCGCTGACCGATGCGGAGATCAAGCGCGCGGAGAAGGCGTCGGTGTCGGGCGCCCTGCGCTCCAGCGCCAGGGACGTCGAGGGCGACCGCGGCCCGCAGCTCCTTTCGACGAATCTCAGCGAGCCGGAGCCGACCGACGCGGGCGCCGCGGCCCCGCGCCGCGCGGAAGTCGTCTACTACGACTACAAGAAGGACGCGGTCATCACCAAGACGGTCAACGTGGAGACCGGCAAGGTGGAGGACACGACCACCGCGCAGAACGTCCAGCCGCCGCCCAGCCAGGAGGAGCTCGCCGAGGGCGCCGGGCTGCTGATCGCCGACCCGCTCGGCAAGGGCCTGAAGCAGGACTTCAAGCACGCCACGGGCAAGGCGCTGACCGGCCCGGGGCAGCTGCAGCTGAGCGGCATGGTCTTCCGCAAGGAGACCGTCGAGCGCGTCCCGGCCAACCTCGCCGACTGCGGCAAGCACCGGTGCCTGCAGGTCGTCACCAAGGTCAAGAACGGCCCGTGGATCGACACCCGGGCCCTCGTCGTCGACCTGAGCACCCGCTCCGTCGGCCGCCTCGGCTGA